One genomic region from Ovis canadensis isolate MfBH-ARS-UI-01 breed Bighorn chromosome 6, ARS-UI_OviCan_v2, whole genome shotgun sequence encodes:
- the LOC138442628 gene encoding platelet factor 4 — translation MNPAVGTRASRPRSSPGLLLLGLLLLPAIALAQESSLPAASVSLPADSEGGEEDLQCVCLKTTSGIHPRHISSLEVIGAGLHCPSPQLIATLKTGRKICLDQQNPLYKKIIKRLLKS, via the exons ATGAACCCGGCAGTCGGAACCCGCGCCTCCCGCCCGCGGTCCAGCCCGGGACTGCTGCTCCTGGGGCTGCTGCTCCTGCCGGCCATCGCCCTCGCCCAAG AGTCGTCACTCCCTGCCGCCTCCGTCTCGCTCCCGGCCGACTCTGAAGGTGGAGAGGAGGACCTGCAATGCGTGTGCCTGAAAACCACTTCGGGGATTCACCCCAGGCACATCTCCAGCCTGGAAGTGATCGGAGCCGGGCTCCACTGCCCCAGCCCCCAACTGAT AGCTACGCTGAAGACGGGGAGGAAAATTTGCCTGGACCAGCAGAATCCTCTGTATAAGAAaataatcaagaggcttttgaagaGTTAG
- the PPBP gene encoding platelet basic protein, producing the protein MSLRLHTTSSYTVRSPLPVLQVLLLMSLLLTMLVPSTNGKLSSKERLLHVELRCLCLKTTSGIHSSNIQSLQVNRAGPHCANVEVLAVLRNGKKICLDPEAPRIKKIVQKILEDGGSAA; encoded by the exons ATGAGCCTCAGACTCCACACCACCTCCTCATATACCGTGCGCAGCCCACTTCCTGTCCTACAGGTGTTGCTGCTGATGTCACTGCTCCTGACGATGCTGGTTCCCTCCACCAATGGAAAAC TTAGCAGTAAAGAGAGATTGCTCCATGTTGAACTTCGCTGCTTGTGTCTGAAGACCACCTCTGGCATTCATTCCAGTAACATCCAAAGTTTGCAGGTCAACAGGGCTGGACCCCACTGTGCCAATGTCGAAGTATT AGCCGTGCTaaggaatgggaagaaaatctgCCTGGATCCGGAAGCCCCCAGAATCAAGAAAATAGTCCAGAAAATATTGGAAGATGGTGGGTCAGCTGCTtaa